A genomic window from Peromyscus maniculatus bairdii isolate BWxNUB_F1_BW_parent chromosome 1, HU_Pman_BW_mat_3.1, whole genome shotgun sequence includes:
- the Klk15 gene encoding kallikrein-15, translated as MWLLLAFILLVSAAQDGDKVLKGEECAPHSQPWQVALYERGRFNCGAFLISPRWVLTAAHCQTRFMRVRLGEHNLRKRDGPEQVRAVSHIIPHPGYEARTHLHDIMLLRLLQPVRLSSQVRPVPLPTRCPFAGEGCVVSGWGLLSDNKPGATGSRKSQVRLPDALHCANISIISEASCNKDYPGRVLPTMVCAGVEGGGTDSCEGDSGGPLVCSGAVQGIVSWGDVPCDTTTKPGVYTKVCSYTEWIRENMKTRN; from the exons ATGTGGCTTCTCCTTGCTTTCATCTTGCTGGtgtctgcag CTCAGGATGGTGACAAGGTGCTGAAAGGCGAGGAGTGTGCGCCTCATTCGCAGCCGTGGCAAGTGGCCCTCTACGAGCGTGGCCGTTTCAACTGTGGCGCTTTCCTAATCTCCCCACGCTGGGTgttgactgctgcccactgccaaACCCG TTTCATGCGAGTGCGCCTTGGCGAACACAACCTTCGCAAGCGTGATGGTCCAGAGCAAGTGCGAGCCGTTTCTCACATCATCCCACATCCCGGCTACGAGGCTCGCACCCACCTGCACGACATTATGTTGTTGCGGCTTCTCCAGCCTGTCCGGCTCTCATCTCAGGTGCGCCCTGTGCCTCTGCCCACGCGTTGCCCCTTTGCCGGCGAGGGCTGTGTGGTGTCAGGCTGGGGCCTGCTATCAGACAACAAGCCTGGAGCCACAGGGAGCCGCAAGTCACAAG TGAGACTCCCGGATGCATTGCATTGTGCCAACATCAGCATTATCTCCGAGGCATCTTGCAACAAGGACTACCCTGGTCGAGTGTTGCCCACCATGGTGTGTGCTGGTGTAGAGGGCGGCGGCACGGACTCCTGTGAG GGTGACTCTGGAGGACCCTTGGTCTGTAGCGGTGCCGTGCAGGGCATCGTATCCTGGGGTGATGTCCCCTGCGAtactaccaccaagcctggcgtCTACACCAAAGTCTGCAGCTACACGGAGTGGATCCgggaaaacatgaaaacaagAAACTGA